From the Hevea brasiliensis isolate MT/VB/25A 57/8 chromosome 15, ASM3005281v1, whole genome shotgun sequence genome, one window contains:
- the LOC110640247 gene encoding CLAVATA3/ESR (CLE)-related protein 25 has translation MGSGRRALRALLGAILFVGVIWFLCVGISANHATRMTRRATVVSTGTFEHSILIGRGRHPRHKDLDLNYVIKRRVPNGPDPIHNRRASQSRQPPGRS, from the exons ATGGGGAGTGGCAGAAGAGCTTTGAGGGCTCTATTGGGAGCTATTTTGTTTGTGGGGGTTATTTGGTTCTTATGTGTTGGAATTTCGGCTAACCATGCTACAAGAATGACAAGAAGAGCTACAGTTGTTTCAACTGGAACTTTCGAGCATTCAATATTGATTGGAAGAGGAAGGCATCCTCGTCATAAGGACTTGGATCTCAATTATGTGATCAAGAGAAGAGTGCCTAATGGACCTGATCCCATTCATAACAG GAGAGCATCTCAATCTCGGCAACCACCTGGTCGATCCTGA